In Erythrobacter litoralis HTCC2594, a single genomic region encodes these proteins:
- a CDS encoding homocysteine S-methyltransferase family protein: MSALAKLREAAAANILIKDGPYGTEIQRAKLAAEDYAGDTGLVQDQKGNNDLVNLTQPQVIRTICDSYIAAGATVLATNTFNANRISQADYGAEGLVHDINASAARIIREACDDATAKDGIPRFVCGAMGPTNKTLSLSPDVEDPGFREVTFDEIVDVYREQAAALLEGGAEFILIETVFDTLNCKAAIMAVKQLERERGEEIPLMISLTLTDLSGRNLSGHTVEAFWNTVRHAKPATIGLNCSFGAEQLRPHVQILSNIADTLLMAYPNAGLPNDLGEYDEMPETTASLLKVWAENGRANILGGCCGSTPEHIAAIAQTVKGVEPRQVPDAVSEMRLAGLEPFSVAA; the protein is encoded by the coding sequence ATGAGCGCGCTGGCGAAACTCCGCGAGGCGGCGGCGGCGAACATCCTGATCAAGGATGGGCCCTATGGCACCGAGATCCAGCGCGCGAAGCTCGCCGCAGAGGACTATGCAGGCGACACCGGGCTGGTGCAGGACCAGAAGGGCAATAACGACCTCGTCAACCTCACCCAGCCGCAGGTGATCCGCACCATTTGCGACAGCTATATCGCGGCCGGGGCGACCGTGCTCGCCACCAACACCTTCAACGCCAACCGGATCAGCCAGGCCGATTACGGCGCCGAAGGGCTGGTGCATGATATTAACGCGTCGGCTGCGCGGATCATTCGCGAGGCCTGCGACGATGCGACAGCGAAAGACGGCATCCCGCGCTTCGTATGCGGTGCCATGGGTCCGACCAACAAGACGCTCTCGCTCAGCCCCGATGTCGAGGACCCCGGTTTCCGCGAAGTCACCTTCGATGAGATCGTCGACGTCTATCGCGAGCAGGCGGCGGCCTTGCTGGAAGGCGGGGCCGAGTTCATCCTGATCGAAACGGTATTCGACACGCTCAACTGCAAGGCCGCGATCATGGCGGTGAAGCAGCTCGAGCGCGAGCGCGGCGAGGAGATCCCGCTGATGATCTCGCTGACGCTGACGGACCTGTCCGGGCGCAATCTGTCGGGTCATACCGTCGAGGCATTCTGGAACACGGTGCGGCATGCGAAGCCCGCCACGATCGGCCTCAATTGCAGCTTCGGTGCCGAGCAATTGCGCCCGCATGTGCAGATCCTGTCGAACATCGCCGATACGCTGCTGATGGCCTATCCCAACGCAGGCCTGCCCAACGATCTTGGCGAATATGACGAAATGCCCGAAACGACGGCCTCGCTGCTCAAGGTCTGGGCCGAGAACGGGCGCGCGAACATTCTTGGTGGCTGCTGCGGTTCGACACCGGAACACATCGCGGCAATCGCCCAAACAGTGAAGGGCGTCGAACCCCGGCAGGTCCCAGACGCGGTGTCGGAGATGCGACTGGCCGGGCTTGAGCCTTTCTCGGTGGCGGCATGA
- a CDS encoding GNAT family N-acetyltransferase gives MTVGIVDQVAIREASPGDAGRLSLVASATFLETFAGMIDGDALVKHCETQHAPDYLRAYLQDDARGWLAELDAAPVGYALLTQPELEAARQGDIELKKIYVLSRFHGSGVAQLLLDAAIAGSQGHERLLLGVKDDNARAIAFYAKQGFRQIGTRRFDVGGKHYDDVVLARDLVTA, from the coding sequence ATGACGGTTGGCATCGTTGACCAGGTCGCGATCCGCGAAGCATCGCCGGGCGATGCCGGTCGCCTGTCGCTGGTCGCCAGTGCGACTTTCCTCGAAACCTTCGCCGGCATGATCGATGGCGATGCGCTGGTGAAACATTGCGAGACGCAGCACGCGCCGGACTATCTGCGCGCATATCTGCAGGACGACGCACGCGGCTGGCTGGCTGAACTTGATGCTGCGCCAGTCGGCTATGCCTTGCTGACCCAACCCGAATTGGAGGCAGCGCGCCAGGGCGATATCGAACTCAAAAAGATCTACGTCCTGTCGCGCTTTCACGGCTCGGGCGTCGCCCAGCTCCTGCTCGATGCAGCCATCGCTGGTTCCCAAGGGCACGAGCGCCTGCTGCTCGGGGTGAAGGACGACAACGCCCGCGCCATCGCGTTCTACGCCAAGCAAGGCTTCCGCCAGATCGGCACCCGTCGTTTCGATGTCGGCGGCAAGCATTACGACGATGTCGTCCTCGCGCGCGATCTGGTGACGGCATGA
- the metF gene encoding methylenetetrahydrofolate reductase [NAD(P)H], translating into MTAAPPPLDPQHEAQTAHDSPLFSGLPGDIETSFEFFPPKTDKMSETLWRSVETLKPLGPRFASVTYGAGGSTRSRTHKQVVRIQSEAGIPAAAHLTCVQATREEVDEVARHYWDEGIRHIVALRGDPPDGAAHYTPHPGGYANAADLITGLKKVADFEISVAAYPEVHPDSPDRQADIANLKTKFDAGATRAITQFFFDPECFFRFRDEAAAAGIHGEIVPGIMPVLSFAAVQRMSTLCGTAIPDWMAGLFDGLDDRPEARQLVSATIAAELCRRLYAGGVRQFHFYTLNRAELSYAICHMLGLRPKGATA; encoded by the coding sequence ATGACCGCCGCGCCGCCCCCGCTCGACCCGCAGCACGAAGCGCAAACGGCGCACGATAGCCCTCTGTTCTCCGGGCTGCCCGGCGACATCGAAACGAGCTTCGAATTCTTCCCGCCGAAGACCGACAAGATGAGCGAAACGCTCTGGCGTAGCGTCGAGACGCTCAAGCCGCTCGGCCCGCGCTTCGCATCGGTGACCTATGGCGCTGGCGGCTCGACGCGCAGCCGCACACACAAACAGGTCGTACGGATACAGAGCGAGGCGGGCATACCCGCTGCTGCGCATCTCACCTGCGTACAGGCAACGCGCGAGGAAGTAGACGAGGTCGCACGGCACTATTGGGACGAGGGCATTCGCCACATCGTTGCGCTGCGCGGCGATCCGCCCGACGGAGCGGCGCATTATACGCCGCATCCCGGCGGCTATGCCAATGCGGCCGATTTGATCACGGGATTGAAGAAGGTCGCCGATTTCGAGATTTCCGTCGCCGCTTATCCGGAGGTGCATCCGGACTCGCCCGACCGGCAGGCCGATATCGCCAACCTCAAGACCAAGTTCGATGCCGGGGCGACCCGCGCGATCACGCAATTCTTCTTCGATCCGGAATGTTTCTTCCGCTTCCGCGACGAAGCGGCGGCGGCAGGCATCCATGGCGAGATCGTGCCGGGGATTATGCCGGTGCTGAGCTTCGCGGCAGTCCAGCGTATGTCGACCCTGTGCGGCACCGCCATTCCCGACTGGATGGCTGGCCTGTTCGACGGGCTCGATGATCGGCCCGAAGCGCGCCAGCTGGTCAGCGCCACGATTGCCGCCGAATTGTGCCGCAGGCTCTATGCGGGCGGCGTGCGGCAATTCCACTTTTACACGCTCAACCGCGCCGAATTGAGTTACGCGATCTGTCACATGCTCGGCCTGCGCCCCAAGGGAGCCACAGCATGA
- the metH gene encoding methionine synthase → MSDRNTARFVNIGERTNVTGSARFKKLIMADDYATAVDVARQQVENGAQVIDVNMDEGLLDAVHAMTTFLKLIAAEPDIARVPVMIDSSKWDVIEAGLKCVSGKPIVNSISMKEGEEEFLDHARKCMDYGAAAVVMAFDETGQADTKQRKVEICTRAYNLLTSIGFPPEDIIFDPNIFAVATGIEEHDRYGLDFIEAVSEIKAACPHAKTSGGLSNLSFSFRGNETVRRAMHSVFLYHAIPAGLDMAIVNAGQLDIYDDIEPALREACEDVILCLRPDATERLIDLAESYKGRSVADEKAAEEWRGWAVEKRLEHALVKGIDAHVVDDTEEMRALTSEQGGRPIEVIEGPLMDGMNVVGDLFGSGKMFLPQVVKSARVMKKAVAHLIPFIEAEKDLLPEAERKAKGKVIMATVKGDVHDIGKNIVGVVLQCNGYDVVDMGVMVPWQDILKSANDNKADMIGLSGLITPSLDEMVSVAEEMQRAGMTMPLLIGGATTSKVHTALKIDPAYEGPVIHVLDASRAVGVASRLLSDTQRDEFVETTASDYQHVRDVREGKGQSALFTIEEARANFYDAYLSDKPAPPLQPGVHAFDEWSLADLREYIDWTPFFRAWELHGTYPRILDDEVVGETARSLFADAQQMLDHIVEENWLTAKGVAGLWPCARDGDDVTIHLAEEEEHVLLPFLRQQVKKSRDRANFCLADFIDPAGDWIGGFAVGIHGIEPHSARFQADKDDYSDILLKALADRFAEAFAERLHQHTRTDLWGYAPNEQLTNEALIKEQYRGIRPAPGYPACPDHSLKPILFDLLDAEKNVGLTLTESFAMYPTAAVSGFYFGHPESQYFGVARIGRDQLEDYAQRRGVDIATAERWLRPNLD, encoded by the coding sequence ATGAGCGATCGCAATACCGCCCGCTTCGTCAATATCGGCGAGCGCACCAATGTGACCGGGTCGGCCCGGTTCAAGAAGCTCATCATGGCGGACGATTACGCGACCGCCGTCGACGTCGCGCGCCAGCAGGTCGAGAACGGCGCGCAGGTGATCGACGTCAACATGGACGAGGGCCTGCTCGACGCGGTTCACGCCATGACCACCTTCCTCAAGCTGATTGCCGCCGAACCCGATATCGCCCGGGTGCCGGTGATGATCGACAGTTCCAAATGGGATGTCATCGAGGCGGGCCTGAAATGCGTCTCCGGCAAGCCGATCGTCAATTCGATCAGCATGAAGGAAGGCGAGGAGGAGTTTCTCGATCACGCGCGCAAATGCATGGACTATGGCGCGGCTGCGGTCGTCATGGCCTTCGACGAGACCGGCCAGGCGGACACCAAGCAGCGCAAGGTCGAGATCTGCACCCGCGCTTATAACCTGCTGACAAGCATCGGCTTTCCGCCCGAAGACATCATTTTCGACCCCAATATCTTCGCTGTGGCGACCGGCATCGAAGAGCATGATCGCTACGGGCTGGACTTCATCGAGGCCGTTTCCGAGATTAAGGCGGCGTGTCCGCATGCCAAGACCAGCGGCGGACTGTCCAACCTGTCCTTCAGTTTCCGCGGAAACGAAACCGTGCGCCGCGCGATGCACTCGGTGTTCCTCTATCACGCGATTCCCGCCGGGCTCGACATGGCCATCGTCAACGCCGGCCAGCTCGATATCTACGACGATATCGAACCTGCATTGCGCGAGGCGTGCGAGGATGTGATCCTTTGTCTTCGGCCCGATGCGACCGAGCGGCTGATCGATCTGGCGGAAAGCTACAAGGGCAGGTCCGTCGCCGACGAAAAGGCGGCCGAGGAATGGCGCGGCTGGGCGGTCGAGAAACGGCTCGAACACGCGCTGGTCAAGGGCATCGACGCGCATGTTGTCGACGATACCGAGGAAATGCGTGCGCTCACCTCAGAGCAGGGCGGTCGCCCGATCGAAGTCATCGAAGGCCCTTTGATGGACGGCATGAATGTCGTCGGCGACCTGTTCGGCAGCGGCAAGATGTTCCTGCCTCAGGTCGTGAAGTCCGCGCGCGTGATGAAGAAGGCGGTCGCACACCTCATCCCGTTTATCGAGGCGGAGAAAGACCTGCTGCCCGAGGCCGAGCGCAAGGCCAAGGGCAAGGTCATCATGGCAACCGTCAAGGGCGATGTTCACGATATCGGCAAGAACATCGTCGGCGTCGTCCTGCAGTGCAACGGATACGACGTGGTCGATATGGGCGTGATGGTCCCGTGGCAGGACATTCTCAAATCCGCGAACGACAACAAGGCCGACATGATTGGCCTGTCCGGCCTTATCACCCCTTCGCTGGACGAGATGGTGAGCGTGGCCGAGGAGATGCAGCGCGCGGGAATGACCATGCCGCTGCTGATCGGTGGCGCGACCACCAGCAAGGTTCACACCGCGCTCAAGATCGATCCCGCCTATGAGGGCCCTGTCATTCACGTGCTCGACGCGAGCCGCGCCGTCGGTGTCGCCAGTCGGCTGCTGTCCGACACCCAGCGCGACGAATTCGTCGAGACGACCGCCAGCGATTACCAGCACGTCCGCGATGTGCGCGAAGGGAAGGGGCAGAGCGCGCTCTTCACCATCGAGGAGGCACGGGCGAATTTCTACGACGCCTATCTCAGCGACAAGCCTGCGCCGCCGCTCCAGCCGGGAGTGCATGCTTTCGACGAATGGTCTCTCGCCGACCTTCGGGAGTATATCGACTGGACGCCGTTCTTCCGCGCTTGGGAACTGCACGGCACCTATCCGCGCATACTCGACGACGAAGTGGTGGGCGAAACTGCACGCAGCCTGTTCGCGGATGCGCAGCAGATGCTGGACCATATCGTCGAGGAGAATTGGCTGACGGCGAAGGGCGTGGCCGGGCTCTGGCCATGCGCCCGTGACGGCGACGATGTGACGATCCACCTTGCCGAGGAGGAAGAGCATGTCCTGCTCCCCTTCCTGCGCCAACAGGTGAAGAAGAGCCGCGACCGGGCGAATTTCTGCCTCGCCGATTTCATCGATCCCGCCGGCGACTGGATTGGCGGATTCGCGGTCGGCATCCACGGGATCGAACCGCATAGCGCGCGCTTCCAGGCCGACAAGGACGATTACTCGGACATCCTGCTCAAGGCGCTGGCCGATCGCTTCGCCGAGGCCTTTGCCGAGCGCCTGCACCAGCATACCCGCACCGATTTGTGGGGGTATGCACCGAACGAGCAGCTCACCAACGAGGCGCTGATCAAGGAGCAGTATCGCGGCATTCGCCCGGCGCCAGGCTATCCGGCGTGCCCCGATCATTCGCTCAAGCCGATCCTGTTCGACCTGCTCGACGCCGAGAAGAACGTTGGCCTGACTTTGACCGAAAGCTTCGCGATGTATCCGACAGCGGCTGTCAGCGGCTTCTACTTCGGGCATCCCGAAAGCCAATATTTCGGCGTCGCCAGGATCGGCCGCGACCAGCTGGAAGATTACGCGCAGCGTCGCGGTGTGGATATCGCGACTGCCGAACGGTGGCTGAGGCCCAATCTCGATTGA